One Rhizobiales bacterium GAS188 DNA window includes the following coding sequences:
- a CDS encoding ketopantoate reductase, protein MDRDILVWGAGAIGGTVGAYLRRTGRDVTFVDIAEEHVAAIRDPGRGLVITGPIDTFRVVAPSLRPAEVEGRWKRVFLAVKAHHTEEACRALAPHLAPDGYVLSLQNGLCERIIARLVGPERCVGAFVNFGADWLGAGEIIYANRGAVVLGEIDGQMTPRLASLHEEMKLFDSEAITTDRIWSYLWGKLGYGSLLFAQAVGQLGIADCLARPELLPLWRRLAGEAVTVALAEGVEPLGFNGYDPDAFRPGASEAAARASVAAMVAFNRPNAKTHSGVWRDLAVRKRRTEVDVQIAPIAEIGATHGIACPGVEALVAMIHEIEEGKRPMSDDNLVELARR, encoded by the coding sequence ATGGACAGGGACATTCTGGTCTGGGGTGCGGGCGCCATCGGCGGCACGGTCGGCGCCTATCTCAGGCGCACCGGCCGCGACGTCACTTTCGTCGACATCGCCGAGGAGCATGTGGCGGCGATCCGCGATCCGGGACGCGGGCTCGTCATCACCGGGCCGATCGACACTTTCAGGGTGGTGGCGCCTTCGCTGCGGCCGGCCGAGGTCGAGGGACGCTGGAAACGCGTCTTCCTTGCCGTGAAGGCGCATCACACCGAAGAGGCTTGTCGCGCGCTCGCCCCGCATCTGGCGCCGGACGGTTATGTCCTGTCGCTCCAGAACGGGCTCTGCGAGCGGATCATCGCTCGTCTCGTCGGGCCTGAGCGCTGCGTCGGGGCCTTCGTCAATTTCGGCGCCGATTGGCTCGGAGCCGGCGAGATCATCTACGCCAATCGCGGCGCCGTCGTGCTGGGCGAGATCGACGGGCAGATGACGCCGCGCCTCGCGAGCCTGCATGAAGAGATGAAGCTCTTCGATTCCGAGGCGATCACCACCGATCGCATCTGGTCCTATCTGTGGGGCAAGCTCGGCTACGGCTCCCTGCTCTTCGCCCAGGCGGTGGGGCAGCTCGGCATCGCCGACTGCCTGGCGCGGCCGGAGCTCTTGCCGCTCTGGCGGCGTCTTGCAGGTGAGGCCGTGACGGTGGCGCTCGCCGAAGGCGTCGAGCCGCTCGGCTTCAACGGCTATGACCCGGATGCCTTCCGGCCGGGTGCCAGCGAGGCGGCGGCGCGCGCCAGCGTCGCGGCCATGGTGGCCTTCAACCGCCCGAACGCCAAGACGCATTCCGGCGTCTGGCGCGACCTTGCGGTGCGCAAGCGGCGCACCGAGGTCGATGTGCAGATCGCCCCCATCGCCGAGATCGGCGCGACGCATGGCATCGCCTGCCCGGGCGTCGAGGCGCTGGTCGCCATGATCCACGAGATCGAGGAGGGCAAGCGGCCGATGAGCGACGACAACCTCGTCGAGCTGGCGCGACGCTGA
- a CDS encoding acetolactate synthase-1/2/3 large subunit (manually curated): protein MNGAESLVRTLVAGGVEVCFSNPGTSEMHFVTALDRVDGMRCILGLFEGVVTGAADGYARMADKPAATLLHLGPGLANGLANLHNAHKASTAVVNIVGDHAVYHRRYDAPLTSDIESAAKTVSSWVRTSPDSKSVAADGAAAIAAARTSPGQVATLILPADTAWNNGSEVAAVPPVARPSQVSKDAVAEAARVLRSGEPTLILLGGRALRQGALELAGRIAAKTGARLMSETSGARTERGAGRVPVDRVPYPVDQAVEVLKGFKHLILVGARAPVAFFAYPDKPSVLAPPDSQSHLLARRDEDIPHALEWLADELGARNERAPIVSYAPTKPASGAINPDTLGQSIGALLPENAIVIDESITTGRSFAKSTRASHAHDWLQNMGGSIGLCMPLAVGAAVACPDRKVVALESDGSGMYTLQALWTQAREKLNIVTLVFANRTYGILHHELTNVGAKNVGRKALDMLDIDRPDLDWVAMARGMGVPGTRVETMEAFNASFAEGVAMQGPYLIEVVL from the coding sequence GTGAATGGAGCCGAAAGTCTTGTGCGGACGCTGGTCGCCGGCGGCGTCGAGGTCTGTTTCAGCAATCCGGGCACATCGGAAATGCATTTCGTCACGGCGCTCGACCGGGTGGACGGCATGCGCTGCATCCTCGGCCTGTTCGAAGGCGTGGTGACGGGAGCAGCGGACGGTTATGCCCGGATGGCGGACAAGCCGGCAGCGACTCTGCTGCATCTCGGCCCCGGCCTCGCCAACGGCCTTGCCAATCTGCACAACGCTCACAAAGCCTCGACCGCGGTCGTCAATATCGTCGGCGACCATGCGGTCTATCACCGGCGCTACGACGCCCCGCTGACCTCCGATATCGAATCGGCCGCGAAGACCGTGTCGTCCTGGGTGCGGACTTCGCCCGATTCGAAGTCGGTAGCGGCCGACGGCGCCGCCGCGATCGCTGCGGCGCGCACCTCGCCCGGCCAGGTCGCGACGCTGATCCTGCCGGCCGACACCGCCTGGAATAACGGCTCCGAGGTCGCCGCCGTCCCGCCGGTCGCCAGGCCCAGCCAGGTGTCGAAGGACGCGGTCGCGGAGGCCGCCCGGGTCCTGAGATCGGGCGAGCCGACGCTGATCCTGCTCGGCGGCCGCGCCTTGCGCCAAGGGGCGCTCGAGCTCGCCGGCCGCATCGCCGCGAAGACCGGTGCGCGGCTGATGTCGGAAACCTCCGGCGCCCGCACCGAACGCGGCGCCGGACGGGTGCCAGTCGACCGTGTGCCCTATCCGGTCGACCAGGCGGTCGAGGTGCTGAAGGGCTTCAAGCATCTGATCCTGGTGGGCGCACGGGCGCCGGTCGCCTTCTTCGCCTATCCGGACAAGCCGAGCGTGCTCGCTCCGCCGGATTCGCAATCCCATCTCCTGGCGCGGCGCGACGAGGATATCCCGCATGCGCTCGAATGGCTCGCCGACGAGCTCGGCGCGCGCAACGAGCGGGCTCCGATCGTGTCCTATGCGCCAACGAAGCCCGCCAGCGGCGCCATCAACCCCGACACGCTCGGCCAGTCGATCGGCGCCCTCCTGCCGGAGAACGCCATCGTGATCGACGAATCGATCACCACGGGGCGCAGCTTCGCCAAGTCGACGCGCGCCAGCCACGCCCATGACTGGCTGCAGAATATGGGCGGCTCGATCGGGCTCTGCATGCCGCTCGCCGTCGGCGCCGCGGTCGCCTGCCCGGACCGCAAGGTGGTGGCGCTCGAATCCGACGGCAGCGGCATGTACACCTTGCAGGCCTTGTGGACCCAGGCGCGCGAGAAGCTCAACATCGTCACCCTGGTGTTCGCCAACCGCACCTACGGGATCTTGCACCACGAGCTCACCAATGTGGGCGCCAAGAATGTCGGCCGCAAAGCGCTCGACATGCTCGACATCGACCGCCCCGATCTCGACTGGGTTGCGATGGCGCGCGGCATGGGCGTGCCCGGCACGCGCGTCGAGACGATGGAGGCCTTCAATGCGAGCTTCGCCGAGGGCGTGGCGATGCAAGGGCCCTATCTGATCGAAGTGGTGTTGTAA
- a CDS encoding Polysaccharide deacetylase: MNDKPAHPQNSAHPEGEPWQWQEPVWRGIVERARAGRSLRPKSWPGGARCAVALSFDADHETIPLRDADPSPMRISQGQYGNRQGVPRLRALMQREAVPVTFFYPAVSALLHPEEVRGVAADGHEIGIHSWIHERNTTLPYEAERDLSLRAAEVLSRLAGRDPVGMRTASWDFSINTLRIIREMKLLYDSSLMADDEPYELTADGEPTGIVELPPEWIKDDAVYFNMDRFSALRPYTPPSAVEEIFRAEFDGAYAEGGLFLLTMHPHIIGHRSRVVLLERLIKHIKATGHCWFATHQQVAEWCRDNAA, encoded by the coding sequence ATGAACGACAAACCTGCTCACCCGCAAAATTCTGCTCACCCGGAAGGCGAACCCTGGCAATGGCAGGAGCCGGTCTGGCGCGGCATCGTGGAGCGCGCCCGCGCCGGTCGCAGCCTGCGGCCGAAATCCTGGCCGGGCGGGGCGCGCTGCGCCGTCGCTTTGTCCTTCGATGCCGATCACGAGACGATCCCGCTGCGGGACGCGGATCCGAGCCCGATGCGCATCAGCCAGGGGCAATACGGCAACCGCCAGGGCGTGCCGCGGCTGCGCGCCCTGATGCAGCGCGAGGCGGTGCCCGTGACCTTCTTCTACCCGGCGGTCTCGGCCCTGCTGCATCCCGAAGAGGTGCGCGGCGTCGCGGCCGACGGCCATGAGATCGGCATCCATTCCTGGATCCATGAGCGCAACACCACGCTGCCCTATGAGGCCGAGCGCGATCTGAGCCTGCGCGCCGCCGAAGTGCTGTCGCGCCTTGCGGGGCGCGATCCCGTCGGCATGCGCACCGCCAGCTGGGATTTCTCGATCAACACCTTGCGCATCATCCGCGAGATGAAGCTCCTCTACGATTCCAGCCTGATGGCGGATGACGAGCCCTATGAGCTCACCGCCGATGGCGAGCCGACCGGCATCGTCGAGCTGCCGCCCGAATGGATCAAGGACGATGCGGTCTATTTCAACATGGATCGCTTCTCGGCGCTGCGCCCCTACACGCCGCCCTCCGCGGTCGAGGAGATCTTCCGCGCCGAGTTCGACGGCGCTTATGCCGAGGGCGGCCTGTTCCTCTTGACCATGCATCCGCACATCATCGGCCATCGCAGCCGCGTCGTCCTGCTGGAGCGCCTGATCAAGCACATCAAGGCCACCGGGCATTGCTGGTTCGCGACCCACCAGCAGGTGGCCGAATGGTGCCGCGACAACGCAGCTTAG
- a CDS encoding 3-oxoacyl-[acyl-carrier protein] reductase, producing the protein MMDDDRQGRVISERVIPERVMKIGFAGKTVVVSGAGIGFGRAIAENFAALGANVHGCDILEAGLAETAKSGVTTAIVDLTDREAATGWIRSVEAQAGGAVDILVNNAGGVAGQAPKPLEDVADADWDKIVAVNLGAAFALSRAAAPAMKAAKRGRIVNISSGAGLQASLTGIQAYCSAKHAVIGLTRQLAHELGPFGITVNSVAPGFIRTNPATEKQWEGYGSDGQQALVERIALKHLGTAQDIVNAVIFFASDLASFVNGQVLSVDGGR; encoded by the coding sequence ATGATGGATGATGATCGCCAAGGACGCGTCATCTCGGAACGCGTCATCCCGGAACGCGTCATGAAGATCGGCTTTGCGGGCAAGACGGTGGTGGTCAGCGGGGCGGGTATCGGCTTCGGACGCGCCATCGCGGAGAATTTCGCGGCGCTCGGTGCGAATGTGCATGGCTGCGATATTCTTGAAGCAGGGCTCGCCGAGACCGCCAAGTCCGGCGTCACGACCGCCATAGTCGACCTGACGGATCGCGAGGCGGCAACCGGCTGGATCCGGAGCGTCGAGGCGCAGGCGGGCGGCGCAGTCGATATCCTCGTCAACAATGCGGGCGGCGTCGCGGGCCAAGCGCCGAAGCCGCTGGAAGACGTGGCGGACGCCGATTGGGACAAGATTGTCGCCGTCAATCTGGGCGCTGCCTTCGCGCTGTCGCGTGCCGCGGCACCCGCCATGAAGGCGGCGAAGCGCGGCCGCATCGTCAATATCTCGTCGGGTGCCGGGCTGCAGGCCTCGCTGACCGGCATCCAGGCCTATTGCTCGGCGAAGCATGCGGTGATCGGCCTGACGCGCCAGCTCGCGCATGAGCTCGGGCCCTTCGGCATCACCGTCAACAGCGTGGCGCCGGGCTTCATCCGCACCAATCCGGCGACCGAGAAGCAATGGGAAGGCTATGGTTCGGACGGCCAGCAGGCGCTCGTCGAGCGCATCGCGCTCAAGCATCTCGGCACGGCGCAGGATATCGTCAATGCGGTGATCTTCTTTGCGTCCGATCTCGCGAGCTTCGTCAACGGCCAGGTGCTGAGCGTGGATGGCGGGCGTTAG
- a CDS encoding putative flavoprotein involved in K+ transport, which yields MSETVASRRVSRWLAKFGDALKRKDVTAAAAMFGKESYWRDLIAFTWNIKTAEGKTAIAAMLEATIPAAKPSNFQIKGEATETDGISDAWFTFETAAARGEGQIRLKGSKCWTLLTAMTELKGHEEKAGPSREKGVEHGVRAERQSWLERKSAEEAELGEARQPYCLIVGGGQGGIGLGARLKRLGVPTLIIDKHERPGDQWRKRYRSLCLHDPVWYDHLPYLPFPDHWPVFSPKDKIGDWLEMYTKVMELNYWPSTECMSASFDEARQEWTVKVKRGGKTMTLRPKQLILATGMSGIANVPKYRGAKTFKGEQHHSSRHPGGEAYRGKRCVVIGSNNSAHDICADLFEHGADVTMVQRSSTHVARSDSLMELGLGALYSEEAVKAGVTTDKADMIFASIPYAILHTFQIPVYQAIAERDAKFYKRLEKAGFMHDWGDDNSGLFMKYLRRGSGYYIDVGASELIADGKVKLRSGADVAEITPNGVRLSDGSELPADLIVYATGYGSMNGWAAQLISKEVADRVGKCWGLGSSTKKDPGPWEGELRNMWKPTRQDALWFHGGNLHQSRHYSKYLALQMKARLEGVPTPVYGLAEVHHLG from the coding sequence ATGAGCGAGACCGTTGCCAGCCGTCGGGTGTCCAGATGGCTTGCCAAGTTCGGCGATGCGCTGAAGCGCAAGGACGTCACGGCCGCGGCAGCGATGTTCGGCAAGGAGAGCTATTGGCGCGACCTGATCGCCTTCACCTGGAACATCAAGACGGCCGAGGGCAAGACGGCGATCGCCGCGATGCTCGAGGCGACGATCCCGGCCGCGAAGCCGAGCAACTTCCAGATCAAGGGCGAGGCGACGGAGACCGACGGCATCAGCGACGCCTGGTTCACCTTCGAGACGGCGGCGGCGCGCGGCGAGGGCCAGATCCGACTCAAGGGCAGCAAATGCTGGACGCTGCTGACCGCCATGACCGAGCTCAAAGGCCATGAGGAGAAGGCCGGCCCGTCGCGCGAGAAGGGCGTGGAGCATGGTGTGCGTGCGGAGCGGCAGAGCTGGCTCGAGCGCAAATCGGCCGAGGAGGCCGAGCTCGGAGAGGCGCGCCAGCCTTATTGCCTGATCGTCGGCGGCGGCCAGGGCGGCATCGGCCTCGGCGCGAGGCTCAAGCGGCTCGGTGTCCCGACCTTGATCATCGACAAGCATGAGCGGCCAGGCGACCAATGGCGCAAGCGCTACAGATCGCTGTGCCTGCATGATCCGGTCTGGTACGACCACCTGCCCTATCTGCCCTTCCCGGATCATTGGCCGGTCTTCTCGCCCAAGGACAAGATCGGCGACTGGCTCGAAATGTACACCAAGGTGATGGAGCTCAATTACTGGCCTTCGACCGAGTGCATGAGCGCGAGCTTCGACGAAGCGCGCCAGGAATGGACCGTCAAGGTGAAGCGCGGCGGCAAGACAATGACCTTGCGGCCGAAGCAGCTGATCCTGGCGACCGGCATGTCGGGCATCGCCAATGTGCCGAAATATCGCGGCGCCAAGACCTTCAAGGGAGAGCAGCACCATTCGAGCCGGCATCCGGGCGGCGAGGCCTATCGCGGCAAGAGATGCGTGGTGATCGGCTCCAACAATTCGGCGCATGACATCTGCGCCGATCTCTTCGAGCACGGCGCCGATGTGACGATGGTGCAGCGCTCCTCCACGCATGTGGCGCGCTCCGACAGCCTCATGGAGCTCGGCCTCGGAGCGCTCTATTCGGAAGAGGCGGTCAAGGCCGGCGTGACGACCGACAAAGCCGACATGATCTTCGCGTCGATCCCTTACGCCATCCTCCACACTTTCCAGATTCCCGTCTATCAGGCGATCGCCGAGCGCGACGCGAAATTCTACAAGCGGCTCGAGAAGGCCGGCTTCATGCATGATTGGGGCGACGACAATTCCGGGCTGTTCATGAAATATCTGCGGCGCGGCTCCGGCTACTACATCGATGTCGGCGCCTCGGAGCTGATCGCCGACGGCAAGGTCAAGCTGAGGAGCGGAGCCGACGTCGCCGAGATCACGCCGAACGGGGTCAGGCTCAGCGACGGCAGCGAATTGCCGGCCGATCTCATCGTCTACGCCACCGGCTATGGATCGATGAATGGCTGGGCCGCGCAACTGATCTCCAAGGAGGTCGCAGACAGGGTCGGCAAATGCTGGGGCCTCGGCTCGAGCACCAAGAAGGATCCAGGTCCCTGGGAAGGCGAGCTGCGCAATATGTGGAAGCCCACCCGCCAGGACGCGCTCTGGTTCCATGGCGGCAACCTGCATCAGTCGCGCCATTATTCGAAATATCTCGCCCTGCAGATGAAGGCGCGCCTGGAAGGTGTCCCGACGCCGGTCTATGGCCTTGCCGAAGTGCATCATCTCGGCTGA
- a CDS encoding Thiosulfate reductase cytochrome b subunit: protein MAVLATDPPATERWFRRHAGLLRVTHWINVLCFTLLLMSGLQIFNAHPALYVGERSDFDHPALSIMARQSERGIAGQTLILGHIFDTTGVLGASREGGQLTPRAFPSWITVPSYQDLATGRRWHFFFAWLLVLNGLVYLIWGFASRHFGRDLLPAGRELTHIGAEILDHLRLRFPRGEAAKRYNVLQQLAYLAVVFVLFPLMILTGLTMSPGLDSAVPQLLTLFGGRQTARLIHFAAASGLVLFVIVHLVMVLVSGVWNNLRSMITGWYDLGQARRTDVH, encoded by the coding sequence ATGGCCGTCCTCGCTACCGATCCGCCCGCCACCGAGCGCTGGTTTCGTCGCCATGCCGGGCTGCTGCGCGTCACGCACTGGATCAATGTTTTGTGCTTCACGCTCCTCTTGATGAGCGGGTTGCAGATCTTCAATGCCCATCCGGCGCTCTACGTCGGTGAGCGCTCGGATTTCGATCATCCGGCCCTGTCGATCATGGCGCGCCAATCCGAGCGCGGCATCGCCGGCCAGACGCTGATCCTCGGGCACATCTTCGACACGACGGGCGTGCTCGGCGCCTCGCGGGAGGGCGGGCAATTGACGCCGCGCGCCTTCCCGAGCTGGATCACCGTTCCGAGCTACCAGGATCTCGCGACCGGGCGGCGCTGGCATTTCTTCTTCGCCTGGCTGCTGGTGCTGAACGGCCTCGTCTATCTCATCTGGGGCTTCGCGAGCCGGCATTTCGGCAGGGACCTTCTGCCGGCGGGTAGGGAGCTCACCCATATCGGGGCGGAGATCCTCGATCATCTGCGCCTGCGCTTCCCGCGCGGCGAGGCGGCCAAGCGCTACAATGTGCTGCAGCAGCTCGCCTATCTCGCGGTCGTGTTCGTGCTGTTCCCGCTCATGATCCTCACCGGGCTCACCATGTCGCCCGGCCTCGACAGCGCCGTGCCGCAGCTGCTGACGCTGTTCGGCGGACGCCAGACGGCGCGACTCATCCATTTCGCCGCGGCGTCCGGCCTCGTGCTGTTCGTCATCGTGCACCTCGTCATGGTGCTCGTCTCAGGCGTCTGGAACAATCTCCGCTCGATGATCACGGGCTGGTACGATCTCGGCCAAGCAAGGAGGACCGATGTCCACTGA
- a CDS encoding DMSO/TMAO reductase YedYZ, molybdopterin-dependent catalytic subunit, producing the protein MSTDRPHRRGLLKALAALGGLAASGCDRLSSEPRFRSVLDAANSLTYRAQRLLIGAHKLAPEYSEAEISPAFRANGSTDPQDEDYLDLADNQFADWRLKVDGLVEHPLSLSLAELRALPARTQITRHDCVEGWSCIGKWTGVPLTEILSRAGVKSQARYVVFHCADTLSEGELDVDPEHIRYYESIDLIDAAHPQTILAYDMNGKPLAVPYGAPLRLRLERQLGYKMAKYVMRIELVRSFAGLHGGRGGYWEDRGYEWYAGI; encoded by the coding sequence ATGTCCACTGACCGCCCTCATCGTCGCGGCCTCCTGAAGGCACTGGCCGCGCTCGGCGGCCTCGCAGCGTCGGGCTGCGACCGGCTGTCGAGCGAGCCGCGCTTCCGCTCGGTGCTGGATGCCGCGAACAGCCTCACCTACCGGGCGCAGCGCCTGCTCATCGGCGCCCATAAGCTCGCACCCGAATATAGCGAGGCCGAGATCTCGCCCGCCTTCCGGGCCAATGGCTCGACCGACCCGCAGGACGAGGATTATCTCGATCTCGCCGATAATCAATTCGCCGATTGGCGCCTGAAGGTCGACGGCCTCGTCGAGCATCCGCTGTCGCTGTCGCTCGCCGAGCTGCGCGCCCTGCCGGCACGCACCCAGATCACCCGCCATGACTGCGTCGAGGGCTGGAGCTGCATCGGCAAATGGACGGGCGTGCCGCTCACCGAGATCCTGTCACGCGCGGGCGTCAAGTCGCAGGCCCGCTATGTGGTGTTCCATTGCGCCGACACCCTGAGCGAAGGCGAGCTCGATGTGGATCCGGAACATATCCGCTACTATGAGAGCATCGACCTCATCGACGCCGCGCATCCCCAGACGATTCTCGCCTATGACATGAACGGCAAGCCGCTGGCGGTTCCCTATGGGGCGCCGCTGCGCCTGCGGCTCGAACGGCAGCTCGGCTACAAGATGGCGAAATACGTCATGCGTATCGAGCTGGTGCGCAGTTTTGCCGGGCTGCATGGCGGCCGTGGCGGCTATTGGGAAGATCGCGGCTATGAATGGTATGCGGGGATTTGA
- a CDS encoding 7-cyano-7-deazaguanine synthase, protein MLDDEKAIVLFSGGQDSTTCLAWALERFKAVETVGFDYGQRHRVELDMRPRLTAALRQGFPAWAARLGEDTLIDLAVLGQISETSLTRDVAFALEANGLPNTFVPGRNLLFMGFAAALAYRRGAKHLVTGVCETDFSGYPDCRDDTMKAMQLALNLGMDARFVIHTPLMWIDKAQSWALADELGGEKLVSLIGARRIPAIRTTGRSCMPGAMAAANARPASYARRASRNGERVSALRSRGRLEAGDPGCAGPPASSRHRGIMHELAQIPAYHS, encoded by the coding sequence ATGCTCGACGACGAAAAGGCGATTGTTCTCTTTTCCGGAGGCCAGGATTCCACAACCTGCCTTGCCTGGGCGCTCGAGCGCTTCAAGGCGGTCGAGACGGTGGGGTTCGATTACGGCCAGCGCCACCGCGTCGAGCTCGATATGCGCCCGCGCCTGACCGCGGCGCTGCGCCAGGGCTTTCCGGCCTGGGCGGCTCGGCTCGGCGAGGACACGCTCATCGATCTTGCAGTCCTGGGCCAGATCAGCGAGACCTCGCTGACGCGCGACGTCGCCTTCGCGCTCGAGGCGAACGGCCTGCCCAACACCTTCGTGCCTGGGCGCAATCTCCTGTTCATGGGCTTCGCGGCGGCGCTCGCCTATCGGCGCGGCGCCAAGCATCTGGTGACCGGCGTCTGCGAGACGGATTTCTCCGGCTATCCGGACTGCCGCGACGACACGATGAAGGCGATGCAGCTCGCGCTCAATCTCGGCATGGATGCGCGCTTCGTCATCCACACGCCGCTGATGTGGATCGACAAGGCGCAGAGCTGGGCGCTGGCCGACGAGCTCGGCGGCGAGAAGCTCGTCTCGCTCATCGGCGCGAGACGCATACCTGCTATCAGAACGACCGGTCGCAGCTGCATGCCTGGGGCCATGGCTGCGGCGAATGCCCGGCCTGCAAGCTACGCAAGGCGGGCTTCGAGAAATGGCGAAAGGGTTAGCGCATTGCGGTCGCGTGGCCGGCTGGAAGCCGGCGATCCGGGTTGCGCCGGACCGCCGGCTTCCAGCCGGCATCGTGGGATCATGCATGAGCTGGCTCAAATCCCCGCATACCATTCATAG
- a CDS encoding dihydroorotase — protein sequence MTPNLILRGGRLIDPSQKIDAVMDVAFQDGKVAAVGQSLEAGPQTDIRDVTGYIVTPGLIDLHTHVYWGGTSLGIDAEEFCRTSGVTTSVDTGSAGPGNFHGFRKHVIEPSQVRILAYLHVSFAGIYAFSNTVMVGESEELRLMAPVEAVEVADKNRDVIVGIKVRVGRHASGTQGEAALDIALQVAEETGMPLMAHIDHPPPSYEHVISRLRPGDVLTHAFRPFPNSPATAQGTVKSAVLAARKRGVIFDIGHGKGSFAFKTARAMLANGFEPDTISSDVHTLCINGPAYDQVTTLSKFLCLGMPLDRVIAASTVNAATALKRPELGSLKAGSVGDATILSIKEGKFDYEDVVGEHMTGDRRILSQGVVIAGKWWHPKRSNKFKRIER from the coding sequence TTGACACCCAATCTCATCCTGCGCGGCGGGCGCCTCATCGACCCCTCGCAAAAGATCGACGCCGTGATGGACGTGGCGTTCCAGGACGGCAAGGTGGCGGCCGTCGGCCAGAGCCTCGAGGCGGGACCGCAGACGGATATCCGCGACGTCACGGGTTATATCGTGACACCCGGCCTGATCGACCTGCACACCCATGTCTATTGGGGCGGCACCTCGCTCGGCATCGATGCCGAGGAATTCTGCCGCACCTCCGGCGTCACCACCTCGGTCGACACCGGCAGTGCCGGCCCCGGCAATTTCCACGGCTTCCGCAAGCATGTGATCGAGCCGTCGCAGGTGCGCATCCTCGCTTACCTGCATGTGTCCTTCGCCGGCATCTACGCCTTCTCGAACACCGTCATGGTGGGCGAGAGCGAGGAGCTCCGGCTGATGGCGCCGGTCGAGGCCGTCGAGGTCGCCGACAAGAACCGCGACGTGATCGTCGGCATCAAGGTGCGGGTCGGCCGGCATGCCTCGGGCACGCAGGGCGAGGCTGCGCTCGACATTGCGCTGCAGGTCGCGGAGGAGACCGGCATGCCGCTGATGGCGCATATCGACCATCCGCCGCCGAGTTACGAGCATGTGATCTCGCGACTGCGCCCGGGCGACGTGCTCACCCATGCGTTCCGGCCCTTCCCCAATTCGCCTGCGACCGCGCAAGGCACGGTCAAATCCGCCGTGCTCGCCGCCAGGAAGCGCGGCGTCATTTTCGATATCGGCCATGGCAAGGGCTCCTTCGCCTTCAAGACGGCGCGTGCCATGCTGGCGAACGGTTTCGAGCCGGACACCATCTCGTCGGATGTGCACACCTTGTGCATCAACGGCCCCGCTTATGATCAGGTCACCACGCTCTCGAAATTCCTCTGCCTCGGCATGCCGCTCGACCGGGTGATCGCAGCTTCGACCGTGAACGCCGCCACGGCGCTGAAGCGGCCGGAGCTTGGCTCGCTGAAAGCGGGCTCGGTCGGGGATGCGACGATCCTGTCGATCAAGGAGGGCAAGTTCGACTATGAGGATGTGGTCGGCGAGCACATGACGGGCGACAGGCGCATCCTGTCGCAAGGCGTGGTGATCGCCGGCAAATGGTGGCACCCCAAGCGCAGCAACAAGTTCAAGAGGATCGAGCGATGA
- a CDS encoding Enamine deaminase RidA, house cleaning of reactive enamine intermediates, YjgF/YER057c/UK114 family, whose protein sequence is MSAEDKLKAMGLALPELPKPLANYVSFKRAGDLVFLSGQGPRYADGSFATGKVGRDVTVEQAYEHAKLVGLGLLAAAKAAAGSLDKVEMLKLLGMVNGVPEFTDQPKVINGCSDLFVAVLGENGRHARSAVGMGSLPNNITVEIEAVLRVLA, encoded by the coding sequence ATGAGTGCGGAAGACAAGTTGAAGGCCATGGGGCTTGCCCTGCCGGAATTGCCGAAGCCGCTGGCGAATTACGTATCGTTCAAGCGGGCGGGCGATCTCGTCTTCCTGTCGGGCCAGGGGCCGCGCTATGCGGACGGCTCGTTCGCTACCGGCAAGGTCGGCCGCGATGTGACGGTCGAACAGGCCTATGAGCATGCGAAGCTCGTCGGTCTGGGGCTCCTGGCCGCGGCCAAGGCGGCGGCCGGATCGCTCGACAAGGTCGAGATGCTCAAGCTGCTCGGCATGGTGAACGGGGTGCCGGAATTCACCGATCAGCCGAAAGTGATCAATGGCTGCTCCGACCTGTTCGTGGCGGTGCTCGGCGAGAATGGCCGGCATGCGCGTTCGGCCGTCGGCATGGGCTCGCTGCCCAACAACATCACGGTCGAGATCGAAGCGGTGCTGCGCGTTTTGGCTTAA